A region of Candidatus Protochlamydia phocaeensis DNA encodes the following proteins:
- a CDS encoding malate dehydrogenase — MSKPLKRIAVSGGAGQLAYSLLFRIAHGDLLGEDQPIALQILEIPEAVPALEGVRMELEDGAFPLLSSIVVTSDPYKAFEGVHYALLVGAKPRGPGMERKDLLQENGKIFVEQGKALNAVADPSVKVLVVGNPCNTNCLIAMHHAPRLSKQQFFAMTRLDQNRATSFLAQKAGVAVTDVSCVTIWGNHSATQVPDFFHARIQGQPVESVITDRMWLEKEFFSLVQKRGAAIIQARGKSSAASAASAIIDAVRDIERPTRPDRWFSTALLSTANPYGIDDALVFSFPCQTSSEGRVSIVENLQLNSFLESKIKATEQELKEERDLIKHLIG; from the coding sequence ATGAGTAAACCGCTAAAGCGCATTGCAGTCTCTGGTGGAGCCGGGCAGTTAGCCTATAGCCTGCTTTTTAGGATTGCCCACGGCGATTTGTTGGGAGAAGATCAGCCGATTGCTTTGCAAATCTTGGAAATTCCTGAAGCTGTGCCGGCTTTAGAAGGGGTGCGCATGGAATTGGAAGATGGCGCTTTTCCGCTTTTATCTTCGATTGTCGTCACGTCGGATCCCTATAAAGCATTTGAAGGCGTTCATTACGCTTTATTAGTAGGGGCTAAGCCTCGCGGGCCGGGCATGGAGAGAAAGGATTTGCTTCAAGAAAATGGCAAAATTTTTGTAGAGCAAGGCAAAGCTTTGAATGCTGTGGCAGACCCTTCCGTTAAAGTGCTTGTTGTGGGCAATCCATGCAATACAAATTGCTTAATTGCCATGCACCATGCTCCGCGCTTGTCCAAGCAGCAATTTTTTGCCATGACCCGCCTCGATCAAAATCGAGCGACTTCCTTTCTGGCTCAGAAGGCGGGAGTTGCGGTTACAGATGTCTCTTGCGTCACAATTTGGGGCAATCATTCAGCTACGCAAGTGCCGGACTTTTTTCATGCCCGTATTCAAGGCCAGCCCGTAGAGTCCGTTATTACTGACCGCATGTGGTTGGAGAAGGAATTTTTTTCGCTTGTTCAAAAGCGCGGAGCGGCCATTATTCAAGCGCGTGGAAAATCATCGGCAGCTTCGGCCGCAAGCGCTATCATTGATGCTGTCCGCGATATCGAGCGTCCGACAAGGCCAGACCGGTGGTTTTCTACCGCTCTTTTATCGACAGCCAATCCTTATGGAATTGATGATGCGCTTGTTTTCTCTTTTCCTTGCCAAACATCTTCAGAAGGCCGGGTGTCTATTGTTGAAAATTTGCAGCTCAATTCTTTTTTGGAATCTAAAATTAAAGCCACCGAGCAAGAGCTAAAAGAAGAAAGAGATTTAATTAAACATCTTATCGGATGA
- a CDS encoding citrate (Si)-synthase, with protein sequence MSEVLFEVTKDNLETGMRGYPVGYCTTSTVDPQKGLFYSGIPVSELDHWQPEQVIYLLYHGKKGEPEEIAKFSDDLRKRAVCSPELIKHIQQLPRRGHPMKLFNAAILLAGCFEGKNHYREDCLNLIAKIPEIAAAVINHHAGWGPSKSSKPELGYMENFAHMLNVPKANQEELTRAFKLFNILHYDHGGGNLSAFVGKAIASGLEDMYGSIAGAMCALAGPRHGKANQDCLLFVKGLLEELGENATEGQVEDAIRQKLKNNELVFGFGHAVLRVEDPRATLLYQVIARYYPQHPLVKMANLLRKAGTKVLKENPKISDPYPNVDAVSGILLTASGFPYPDYYTILFGLARTVGISRQIVYEREEARDGKGTPIVRPKYLFKPQKDVMPI encoded by the coding sequence ATGTCAGAGGTTCTTTTTGAAGTGACAAAAGATAATTTAGAGACGGGAATGAGGGGATATCCTGTTGGATATTGCACAACATCTACCGTTGATCCGCAAAAAGGCCTTTTTTATTCTGGCATTCCCGTGTCGGAATTAGACCATTGGCAGCCCGAACAAGTCATCTATCTTTTATACCATGGAAAGAAAGGCGAGCCTGAGGAAATAGCCAAATTCTCAGACGATTTGAGAAAACGGGCAGTTTGTTCGCCAGAGCTTATCAAGCATATTCAGCAGCTCCCTAGACGCGGCCATCCCATGAAGCTATTTAATGCCGCCATTTTGCTGGCCGGCTGTTTCGAAGGAAAAAATCACTATCGAGAAGATTGCTTGAACTTGATTGCCAAGATCCCCGAGATTGCAGCTGCCGTCATTAATCATCATGCCGGCTGGGGGCCGTCCAAATCCAGCAAACCGGAATTGGGTTATATGGAGAATTTCGCCCATATGCTCAATGTGCCTAAAGCCAATCAAGAAGAATTGACACGTGCCTTTAAGCTGTTTAACATTTTGCATTATGATCATGGAGGCGGCAATCTTTCCGCTTTTGTGGGAAAAGCCATCGCTTCGGGATTGGAAGATATGTATGGCTCAATTGCGGGGGCTATGTGTGCTTTAGCGGGACCTAGACATGGAAAAGCCAATCAGGATTGCTTGCTTTTTGTCAAAGGGCTGTTGGAAGAGCTGGGCGAAAATGCGACTGAGGGACAAGTTGAAGACGCGATCCGGCAGAAATTGAAAAATAATGAACTTGTATTTGGATTCGGCCATGCTGTCTTAAGAGTGGAAGATCCACGTGCAACGCTTCTTTATCAGGTAATTGCGCGTTATTATCCCCAGCATCCCCTTGTCAAAATGGCTAACCTTTTACGCAAAGCAGGGACCAAAGTTTTGAAGGAAAATCCCAAAATTTCTGACCCTTATCCCAATGTGGATGCGGTTTCTGGCATTTTGTTGACAGCCTCCGGTTTTCCCTACCCTGACTATTACACCATTTTATTTGGTTTGGCCCGTACAGTTGGCATTTCCCGGCAGATTGTATATGAAAGAGAAGAGGCCAGAGACGGAAAAGGAACGCCGATTGTTCGCCCTAAATATCTTTTTAAACCGCAAAAAGATGTCATGCCTATTTAA